The genomic DNA AAATCACTGTCTATGTCCACAGGGTGGAGACATTCATGAATCTGTACTGGGTAAATAAGTAACCAAAAGTGGTAACCCAACTAACTAACCAAGAATATTCATATGGGtaattttatgagaaattaTATTGGTACAACCATTTGatgacaattttttgacaactctctctttcatacttacattatgttCTTATTCTTTCAAGAGAAGTTGTCACGAAAGTTGTctcaaatagttgttcaaatatcactactcttattTCGACCACATCTGTCCGCAATTTTTCTCAATGTCAAGGATCTGATTGCAATCAGACAACCGTAACCAGAATTCAAAATCTTGTTTTCCGTTATACCATGTAAAATTGAACACTTTCTTTGTAGGAATATTTGAAAAGCAGTGAATGACGTGCTGGTGCAAGACTATGGAAGACTTTGAACATTCTATATTGGAAGACTTTGAGAGTTGAGCAGCCATATGAGtttatgaagaaaatttaaCAAATGCAATGCTTAGTGGAATTTGACTTTAGGGTTATAATTGACATGTGGATAGAAGCAGATATCAAGCTATGTTTCTTAATTACACCGAAGGGCTATGCTATCTCTCTATTCTATCTACATAACCATAAAGTTAAGAGTGATAGTGTTGACTTACAAGTTACAAGTGAAACTAATCATTtagttttaatataaaaaataaagatactGATGTTGGAGAAAGACATGCCTCCATTACTTCCGACCTATTTTTTTAACTGGAGTATATATGGAGCTTGAGATAATGATtggtataataatataattagtTAATAAAGGAGTTTGTTGGTTTGTGAAATACATGGTTAACAAGATTAGTCTCTGACTGAATGGATCACAaactaaatatttaaattaacatATGAATGGATTTTGCATAAAGTGTAAGAACTCGAATCCATTGAAAATACGATCATGTGACTAAGATCAGAGCTAAAGATTCGTATTCCAATATATTGATTCTTCAATTTTGATGATCGTTTCAATAAACATTTATATTGTATATCGTACCCAACTTTCTTTGAAGAAGTTTGATCTCATACATTTTGGTATGCAAAAAATTCATACAAGAACCCTACAAAACAGACAAAAATGGAACACTTGAAAGGCCTGAATGATGGACGTAGTTTAGAGCCATGCAAAGAGAATTGTGGGAATCCCATTTCTTTTCTAGAATGAGTCATGGTTTGTGGACTATATTTCATGTCATAACATAGAATTGAAATCATGTCCACTCTACTTCACCTCAGCCACTCAACTTTCTTCTGAATCATTTGTAAAGacagaaatttgattttctaatCTCAGATAGGAACCAATAGATGAAAATCggataatttactttttaagcTTTGTTTTTAATGGATTCCTTGGAATCACCAAAAACCAAACTGGGAACCTATTTTAGAGCGTTTAATGAAATAATCAGGCCTCCTACTACTGCATCTGCATCAACACACACTTGTTTCTTTGTTTCCTTTATAATATTGGATAGTACATACCCAAAAAAGGCACAAAAACAAAAGACTTGTCTTTTGGTCAGGAACTTATTATACAAAAGTTAGGATGCTAATGAATCAATGGTAACTGTGAGATAGAGAAATGTTTGATCACCCTGCTTTAGAATGATTACATTGCACGCtgttaagacaaaaaaaatgatggaTTTGACAAAAATCAATCTTGAATAACTATCTTAGGATCAGCACAATGAAACATAACTATGTAATTTTTAAATCCAATCAAACATAGCATGTGACACATTGAATTTATACCGTTGAATGAACCATAGTAAAATATAAGCCGTTAAATGTGATACACCCAGAATATGTAAGAATATTCTTCCTTCACAGGACACCGCATGTGCCTTACAGGCTGTGTTGGAACCATAGAGGCAGAGCCACCCAGACATAATCTTCAGAAAATCATTTTGTTGGGTCACTTCTTTTTGCTTTTTGGGTCCACAACGTGGGCCACTTCAAAATAAGTCAAACGTTATAGAAGATATGGTGGAGAGGCAATAATTTCAATCTGAAACAGACCGTTTGGTGATGGTCTACTTCAGTTTGGTTGATGTTAAGATCTTAGTGCATCATATCATATAGGTAGGTGAGTACAGTCTGTACTGCAAACTTTGCTTAATGTGTACAATGAACTATGGAGCAAATAAGTGTTCAATTTTTCAACAATTATTGTGAATTATCTTTGTAATATATCAttacttatttaatttaatacaaaACAGTATACAGGGAATTGAAAGTGTCAATAAGAAAATAACCAtgcaaatatcattgctcaacAGCTAAGTGTGCATGATTATCACTGCAATCCAAAACTCATGCTTCTTTCTGCAAAGAATCACAACAAAGATTACAACATTTCAGAAGAGAACACTTGGATAGGACTTCCTTGTTGACCAATGAGTGTGTAATGTGAAAgctttctttcaattatttggtATTTTCTTGGTGCATGAGAAAATGTATCACGTGGAATGATCAGTTCCTTCTGAGGTAGCTGTCAGTAGTTCATTCCAGGTGGCTAGTTTTTCCCTAGGCTTGTTCCTTAAACTACCAAGCCTCTTTTCTTCAGAGTCTATTTTTTCCCAATCATTGAATGAAACTGTCCTAACGTTTCTATCATGCAAAAGATTGAGGAGACCGTCCCTGCCTGGTTTTGGTGCAGCCGTTGATGAAATCAAACCACCTTTCTCAAGGTCTTCTAATATGCTCGAAACCTACCATGTCAATTGTCAGCAGAAAATACAATACACTAAAAGTTGAGCAAAAAAAACTTTAGCTACCTCTCCCCCTTCCCTGTTGTTAAAAGTTGAGcgaaaaaattaaactaatactAATGCTGCATACAGGTTTTTTATATGCATGATGGAACGACAAAGAACTATAGCTAAATGAAACCAGttattattttaacaattaAGGCACATGATTGTCAAATCAAATTCTAAGCAAGTCCAATCATAGTCAATGTATGATGTCCTGAATAATGCGTTTAGAAGTGTGAAATAGGATTTTACAGTGAAGCGTGTGTGACTTAGATGACATAGTTGAAATGAGAAATTTGGTGtgatagtaatacaaatatgGTCTCTAAGAAAACTGTGGTTCATGAAGTTTGTGAAGTTATATGTGTGATAGTAATACAAAATTAGCAGCTTGATGACAGTCAGTTTAATTATTACAAGAAAACGACAGTGAGAAACATACAATCAGTGTCCCCAATATCGCATCCAATATGCATGCTGCTGAAATAGAAGAATAGAACTCCAAGAGGAAAACGGAATGTTTCCTCGTGAAGTGGGATTTGGTCGACATTTGGAAGACCTTATCTAGACTAATCTTATAAGTACTTGTACTCAAGTTACAATACAGTTGTAAAATAACTTGCTTGAAATGGCTATATTTTAGTAAACTCCCTAGAATAGTTTATAAATAAGCATTATGTAAGCACCCtagaattatttattaaataagtaTTTAATGTTCTCATCTTGCGGtgttctcttctccctcttccaTATTGACCTAAGATCTACATCCTAGCTCCTCTGCCTCGAGGGGATTTTTCAGCCATGTAATTGCCATTGAAAGGACCTATTATAATCTGTCTTGTCCACTAATCTAACAAGGAAAGGATGGTGTAAATGACTTCTTGATGAACACACCTAGGACATATTGTGGAGAACTATCCCGGATCTGGGACATGGAACTGAAAATGAGAAAACAAGAGTTTGACTAGGATCAAAGCAATTAGAAAGTCGAAGAACTTGAATGAACTTAGAATTGGGAATCGAGAAATAAGGGTTTAAGAGGCTGTTGAAGCACAGCTCTGACACGATATTAGTGGTCAAGCTTAATTTAACTAGCATTAATGCTGAAGGTTCTTAATATACACATAGGAACAATGAAGAAGAACTTCAGGTACATAACATgagaaaaatgaattatatgtttgaaGTCGAACCTTTAAAATACAGATCAAGTTAAATGGGTAATAACATAATTGCTAAAAGCTCACATTGAGCTCACTAACTCAGACTCAACTTCAAGAATTCTGATGCAAACATGAAAACTGTATGATTTGCTACTTCTGTCAGTTTAACTGTTATAGGGATAATATGGATAGAAAAGGGAGAGATACACACAGTTTCTTCAGCACAATATAGGTTTGTCGCAACAATTCCAGTTGGTCCTCTCTTCAGCCAACCACATACATACAAGCCCTCTTCAAGAACTGCAGTATCTGAAGTGTCACTCAACACTCGACCTTTATCATTTGGAACTATACCTGAAAGGTACccatcatatatatattaactATGAGCTACTGTCAGATGACACATCTAGATACCCCAAAGCATCATGCTTGTTAATTCTAGGtcaatgtatgatttttttttttttttttttttttttataaagcatGAGGAAAGACTACAAAGCAGGAAGATCTGAATGATCCAATCCCATTAATCTACAATGAAcagaggaaagaaagtaaataaaattgcATCATCACAAAAGAGCAACCGAATCCATCTACAAGTCCTATCTACATGGACCTACATACAGTGAATACACAAGTGCAAGTGGAATctacaaattttgattttaaggtTAGACATTTGGGCCATCCTACTGTTTTGTTTTCACTTAAAAACTTCTAAATCTCTGATCAACTGCTAAGGGTCTCTTTGCAAGACACctttttgagcttatagcttattagTTCATACGACTAAAAAAGAGTCGTTTGGTAACCATCATTTTCtcatgagcttataacttattttcacTAGATAATAGCAtttttgataagctaattcaagtagcaTATAGCTTAtgattttctctcaattttacccctgtaatctcaatttgaaaaaaaatatatattaattttttgtcatttcatatttataagctagttcaattactaattttaccaaacactacaaattcaatcGGCTAGCTTATCCGCTATAAACTAGATTATCAGCTATTCactattttttaccaaacagagcctaagtCGGATATGGTCACAGTCAATCAAACAATATCAAGATCAAAATCCAGCCATTAGCAAAACCACGTCCTGGTAAAAAAATGCTGAATACTATTTTCAAAGAACATAAACTTCATATAAAAggctaaaaaattgttataaatgttattttagatTTCATCCTAATTTTACAGTTAACCCGGAGGatcaacaaaacaacatttatttcCCAAGCCTGTAATCTTTACCGGATACCATTTTCCCAAAACATGGTTTTgtcacaataaataaatatcatgaattaacaAGAATACGCACGAAAAGTAATTAAATTAGGAATACTCATTATTCATTCACCTTTCTTATGATCAAAAGGCAGGCCATCTACCGGTACTGATTTGTAACCAATGCTCTTAAGAACCATCCTACAAACAAGCCAGCAAGTGGCAATGTAATCAGTAAATACTCTGAACATTTTGTGATAATATCACAAGAATGAATATCTTTTGAGGCTGCAGATACTTTGATTATAATGATACCAGTAGAAAAGGTTTTGTGGCAAATGGTaaagattttttacaaaaaaaaatctttgtaatTTAATATGGTTTTGTAGTCAGTCATTTGCAGAACATAATGTTAATCTCTTTACTTTATATAGGATATGTAATACTGTAACAAATGAATCTTTGATTATAATGATACCAGTAGAGAAGGTTTTGTGCCAAATGGTaagattttttacaaaaaaaatctttgtaatTTAATATGGTTTCTTGGGTATACCCGCATTTTAAATCTTCAAATTCTCCAGTACCAACGGCAATTTGTTTTCCAGGGCCAACacctataaaattaatttgagtaATCAAAAGCAATTCATTGCACAAGAATACCATAGGCATAAATGTGCTAGTCTTTAGCAAAGGTtcaacaaaaactcatattaaaCAACATTTCTAACAATCAAAGTAGTGTATCTACGTACATTTGGGTTACCAGTTACCACAATAAATTTATGCCAAACTTTAACTATTGAACGTTTTGtatcatactccctccggtccttattataagcagcaattgactttttaggttcattgtaTAAGtaatgtatctagtctatatttataacgaggtacattaattattcaatgaaccgaAAAAGTCATTTGTTGCtaataataaggaccggagggagtattatgttaaaaaagaaaattagaagGCAAAGAAGCATCCATTGGTAGTTTTGAAAATCACAAGGGAAATTTTCTATCCACTCATAAAATAGACAACTTTCAACATCGTTGCCTCCAAAAATACTAAAACATGTTCAACATAAagaataaaatctaaaaaatataagaaatagCAAGAAGACGAATAAAAGTGGGAAGGTGAAATGTTAATaaattgaagataaaaaaaagagGCTGTATCATTGTTCGGCAAACAAACaattgtatattatattataaattaaattcttataaAAACGCAAATTACCTTTAAGAACTGTCTTCTCAAAGAGCACGCCAGATACGTGGCCAGTACTGTCTTTTGATTCTTGAAAACTATCTGGCTTACGGAAGAAGACAAAACGAAGTTGACGCTGGTTTAAACCAGCATGTATCGGTCTTGAGGTAGCTGCCTTGGATAGCAACTCAAAAATTCTTCTGTGTATTCGGTTGCTCTTAAGCTCTTCCTTTGCCAAATGACAACATCAATACATAGATAACATGAGTGAAAAGAATtctcaattttcctttttcaattataaaaacatCTACACAAAAACATCTAGATTCTGGGTAGAAGATGCAAAATAGAAAACTCGGGATGACAATCGGAAAATAAcgatgaaagaaataaaatagaatcATTTTATACCTCATCAGTTGGAGTTAGATGTAGATCAGATTCCTGTATGGAAACATCAAGATTCTTAATACCTGTAAATAAATGATGAAGCTTTGGTTAATGTTGTGAGAAAATGGTGTAAGACCAACAGTATATGGCAAGtaaatttatttcaagtaaCTATAACCAATACAGCTTAGGATGAGAAACCGATATAATATATCAGATggtaagccaaaaaaaaatgatcaagaCCCCATTATTCAGTTCAAACAGTTTCCTTTACTAGCACCAGTAAGTAATATTAGCAAAAAGATACCAATAAGAGACTGAAATCGTGGAAATCAATGGAGAGTTAGAAGCCAATTTGATAGTGTAAACTAGCTATGTATAATGAGAAGTACCCGTTTACAAAGGAAACATCCATGTCTAACAAAGAAAATCATTATGTAGCACATCATATAGCCAACGTGGTCCCTTCCCAAACAATTCCATAGGACAACAccaaaaataatcaaacaaatatGCATAAGAAAACTGAATGGGTAAAATAAACCTGGTATAGGATTTTATGGAAAAGTTACCTAGAACTTCACGTAGCTCTTTTGCGGTGCAAGCAGCTTGGGCTGGACCACGTCTTCCAACCAAATAAACTACCCTGTAGTATATTACTGATAAATAACATACTgaatatcaataaaaatatttggttgtTTCAAATAATGCAATTAAAAACCTGATAGAGCTCTCTTCTAATGTAGACAAAGCATGACTGGCAATATCAGTTGTTGCCAACTCTGTAGTAGGTCGCAAAAGAATTCGCGCAACATCTAAAGCAACATtcccctgaaattaaataaaccCATTTAACGAGAAAACCTTAATCgaagttaaaaattaaatatgtgtaAGTTATCTAATAGGCTAGGATTTGAATTGTGGAATCAACCTCTTACAAATATGTGTAAGTTATCTAATAGGCTAGGATTTGAATTGTGGAATCAACCTCTTACAAATATGTGTAAGCCATCTAATAGGTTAGGATTTGAGTTGTGGAATCAACCTCTTACAAATACAAGGTAAGACTGCTTATAACATAGCCACAATGGGCCGATCCTAATATGTACCCCATCATGGCGGGAGTTTAATAGCACCAACTTACTTTTTGTATTTTGGAAAGTCAACTCCACAAGTATGTAATTAACATTCACTTACTACAGGTCTTTTCTTATGAAGAAAATGTCATAAAATTTGCTCAACTAAAAGTCTATAAAATTAAGGCATGTAAGAATACATGAGGTATAGTTACCTGACCAAGAATTACAGCTGTATCAATGCTCTTCAGGTCTGGATCAAGATTTCGTCCATCTGGGTGCCCATTATACCACCAAACAAATTCTCTGGCTGATAGTATTCCTTTTAAGTTCTGAGAAGACAAAAAAATGGGCatttaaataaaagtaacaaactATAAGTTATAATTCAGGAAAATAGCAAATCAGTAGATCAAACATACTTCTCCAGGAATTCCAAGACTTCTGTCACTTTCAGCACCATATGCAAGGACAACCTGCTCGAAGGCATGCACGAATTATCGAAAAGATGGTAAAACAGACGAATATGTACATTAACATTTCACCATTACCATAACAAATTCAGAATCAAAGTCTCACCACATGATACAGCTTGCGCAATTCAGCAAGAGATACGTTTGATCCAAGCGTCACATTTCCAAAAAATGAGCATCGTTCATGTTGCGCCACCCTTGAAAATTGGTTGACGACAATCTGTTGCAAGTTTTCTGGTAAATTAAGCTCAATAAAGTTACTCTCACCAAAGAAAAACATGGATAACCCCATCCCATTACCAAACAATAATAACACACAACCAAGCCTTTTGTCCAATACGTGGCGTCAAGTAAATGGGTCAAATGACTCATAATGTCCTCCCAAGTACTAAATCCAGAGATAGATTGGTTAGCACTAATTTGACATAGTTTTCCTTGGTCTTCCTCTATCTTTTATTATGACCATCCTCTGAATAAACAACCCTCCTTACTGGTGATTGCTTCTATAAATCTACAAAGGAAACTTTTCTAATTTCTACCATGGCAACCCAAAATGACCTACCTACCTTAACCCAGcatcaaattaataaaaaatgttttttttttaaatatttaacccAGCCCTAAGATATTTGACAGCAGGCACATTAGTTTCTGGAATGCAAAAATCCCATCTCATTCCAAAAAACCACAAAATGTTATATGTTAATCCCAAAGAACTGATCATGACAAATATAGCCTGCATCTGTgatcattcttaaaaaaataaaaaataaaaacttatggaaataaagtaaaattgttttcatgtaaGCTATATCttagagagcttatggaaataagctgaaacaGATTATGAACATGCTTTCCATAAGCTCTATCAAACTATCTCACAACCGTAGTAAATAAGCTCAAACAAACCAATTTATACCGACCGACACTAAATTAGAAGTTCAACAGTTATACATGAATGCagcaaaaataatagtaataaaattAGACCTTAGTTTCAGGGTGATCGGGTGCAACACCGGAGCGAACCAACCCGAATGGCGTAGGCAACCTATCAATGATATCAACTTGTGCTTGTTGACTTGCCTTCAACATCTAACACAACGCAATCAAACcaattacacaatttcattactcattttgaaaatttcacaaTCACAAAATCTAAAGTTGACAAAGCTAGCTTACCTTTTCGGCAGTGTAGCAACCGGCAGGTCCACTTCCAACAACACACACTCGCACAGGCTCTGAATGAATAATGCTCGAGAAGCTTCTACAAAGCCACCTTCTTGATTGGAAAATTCTCCTTTTTAGCATTTTCTTATCTGAAAAAAGGGGCTGGAGTAAAGACAATACGACAGTGCAAAGAGCGGCGGCACAGAAACGACGGCGCGAGGACGAGATTACTACGTACAGACGGCGACGTGAAGGATAGATTTTGGGCTTTGGCTTTTTGTTGCTCAAATGGGATTAATTTGGGAGActttcttttcccaccctacTCACGAGTGTTCACTACACATAAAAGAGTCGGATCTCCGTCCCAGATTGTACTATGTTTTAGGCATTTCATgcttaattaattttgtgtgaaaaatagatattatgaattattttacaaaattgtcttttttttttggtcaagtagc from Medicago truncatula cultivar Jemalong A17 chromosome 8, MtrunA17r5.0-ANR, whole genome shotgun sequence includes the following:
- the LOC11409614 gene encoding NADPH:adrenodoxin oxidoreductase, mitochondrial isoform X1, with amino-acid sequence MLKRRIFQSRRWLCRSFSSIIHSEPVRVCVVGSGPAGCYTAEKMLKASQQAQVDIIDRLPTPFGLVRSGVAPDHPETKIVVNQFSRVAQHERCSFFGNVTLGSNVSLAELRKLYHVVVLAYGAESDRSLGIPGENLKGILSAREFVWWYNGHPDGRNLDPDLKSIDTAVILGQGNVALDVARILLRPTTELATTDIASHALSTLEESSIRVVYLVGRRGPAQAACTAKELREVLGIKNLDVSIQESDLHLTPTDEEELKSNRIHRRIFELLSKAATSRPIHAGLNQRQLRFVFFRKPDSFQESKDSTGHVSGVLFEKTVLKGVGPGKQIAVGTGEFEDLKCGMVLKSIGYKSVPVDGLPFDHKKGIVPNDKGRVLSDTSDTAVLEEGLYVCGWLKRGPTGIVATNLYCAEETVSSILEDLEKGGLISSTAAPKPGRDGLLNLLHDRNVRTVSFNDWEKIDSEEKRLGSLRNKPREKLATWNELLTATSEGTDHST
- the LOC11409614 gene encoding NADPH:adrenodoxin oxidoreductase, mitochondrial isoform X2, which encodes MLKRRIFQSRRWLCRSFSSIIHSEPVRVCVVGSGPAGCYTAEKMLKASQQAQVDIIDRLPTPFGLVRSGVAPDHPETKIVVNQFSRVAQHERCSFFGNVTLGSNVSLAELRKLYHVVVLAYGAESDRSLGIPGENLKGILSAREFVWWYNGHPDGRNLDPDLKSIDTAVILGQGNVALDVARILLRPTTELATTDIASHALSTLEESSIRVVYLVGRRGPAQAACTAKELREVLGIKNLDVSIQESDLHLTPTDEEELKSNRIHRRIFELLSKAATSRPIHAGLNQRQLRFVFFRKPDSFQESKDSTGHVSGVLFEKTVLKGVGPGKQIAVGTGEFEDLKCGMVLKSIGYKSVPVDGLPFDHKKGFEHIRRP